CGAGGCGGAGCAGGGCCGCGAGTTCTGGCAGAAGGCGCTTTCCTCGAAAGGCATCTCCAAACAACTGGCAGCAGTCATCACCGAGAAGAAATTCTCGCCGGAAACCGCCGTCGCATCCCTCCAGCACATCCCGGATGTGGCGGAGCATGACGCGCTCCTGAAAGTGCTGCGTGAGCAGGCGGGTTCCGCCCAGAAGACCTACGATGACGCCACCATCAAGAAAATGGCCGCACAGGCCACGGAGAAAGGCGACGCCGCCCGCGGTGAAGCGGTCTACCGTCGTCCGGCGCTCGCTTGCACCGCCTGCCACGCGATCGGCGGGGCAGGGGGGAAGGTCGGCCCGGACATGACCTCCATCGGTGCCAGCGCGCCCATGGACTACCTCATCGAGTCCGTGGTGAACCCGGGCGCGAAGGTGAAGGAAGGCTACCACTCCGTCATCATCGAGACCAAGGACGGCAAGGCCATCATGGGCCAGCTCATCCGCAGCGGTGGCAGCGGCATGACCATCCGTGACGGCGCGGGCCAGGAGATCGTCATTCCGGAGAGCAACGTGGCGAAGAAGACGGACGCCGGCAGCCTCATGCCCGGCAACCTGATCGCCGGACTTCCGGAGAACGACGTGAACGACCTGTTCAAGTTCCTTTCCCAACTCGGCAAGCCCGGTGACTACGACGCCACCAAGAGCAAGGCCCCGAAGGTGTGGGCCGTGCTGGGCCTCACCACGGACCTCCAGGAGAAAGCCTCCGCCGGAGATCCTTCCCTGGGCTGGACGCCTGTCACCGCCACCGTGAACGGACGCCTGCTCCCGGAGGATGTCGCCGCCATGGCTCCCAGCTCCAGTGAGATCATGGCCGGAACGAAGCTCCAGCTTTCCGAAGCGGCGAAGATCCAGCTCACCTTCGCGGATGGCTTCAAGCCGACCGACATCTGGATCAACGGCAAGTCCGCCCCCAGCGGCACCGCCGACCTCCAGCCGGGCATCCACAAGATCGTCGTGCGTGCTCCGAAGGGAGGCAAGGCCATGCGGATGACCTGCGAATCCGGCACCTTCCTGCCCGAGTGGTGATCCCGATTTCCGCGCCCGGCAAGTCTCCGGGCGCGGTTTCCTTTCATCCTCCTTTCGGCTGGTCTTGATATATCCGGCTTTCATCATGCGTTGAAACCAACCGCATGATGAAGCCCCTCGCCTTTGCCGTCCTCTGTCTGCCCGTTTCCGTCCATGCCGCATCCGTGGGCGCGGAGGTGCCTTTCACCACCCTGGAGGCGGAGAAAGCCAGCACGAAGGCCGCGGTGGTCACCCTGCAGGGACTGCCGGGAAAGGTCGTGACGCCGGAGATGGAGGCCTCCGGGCGTGGGTATGTGGAACTGAAGGCAACCGGTGATGCGGTGGTGTTCCCGGTCAAGGCCCGCGCCAACAGCATCGTCATCCGCCATTGCATTCCGGATGCGCCGGAGGGTGGCGGACTGGAAGCCACGCTGTCCCTGTTCATCAACGGCGCGTTCAGCGAATCGCTCACCCTCAGCTCCCGTCACAACTGGCTCTACGGGGAGGAGGGGCAGAACGGCCAGTCGAACACTCCGGGACAGGCTCCCCATGTTTTCTGGGAGGAGTCGCGGCATATCCTCAAGCAACAGATCAAGCCGGGCGATCGCATCGAGCTGCGCCGTCAGGAAAAGGACGCGGCGGCCTTTTACCGCATCGACCTCATTGATCTGGAACTCGCGCCCCCGCCGCTGCCACAGCCCGCCAATTCGCTGTCTGTCGTGGATTTCGGAGCCAATGGAACGGACGGGAAGGACGATACGGACGCCATCATCGCCTGCATCCGGGAGGCGAAGGCGCAGAGGAAGGTCGTATGGATCCCGGCGGGCACCTACCACCAGTCGAAGCGCTTCGAGCTGGAAGGCCCGGTGAAGGTGCACGGCGCGGGGATGTGGCACACTTCCATCCTCGGGACGGTCCTCGGAGAGGATTTCGCCAGCAACATGGGCTTCCGCCTTGCCGGGGACGGAGCGGAGGTCGCGGACCTCTATTTGGAATGCATCGCCCAGACCCAGCGGGGGAAGTCGAATGGCAAGGGTTTCACCGGGGCTACGCCCGTTAACTGGACCGTGCGGAACGTCTGGATCACCCATACCCAGACCGGCTTCTGGATGAGTGTGGCGTCCAAGGGGAAGGTCCAGGGCTGCCGCGTCCGCTTCACCTATGCGGATGGCATCAACCTCAACCGCGGAGCCAGCCACAATCTGGTGGAACACTGCCATGTCCGCGGCTGCGGGGATGATGGCATTGCCATCCTTTCTGAGACGGAGCG
The sequence above is drawn from the Akkermansiaceae bacterium genome and encodes:
- a CDS encoding right-handed parallel beta-helix repeat-containing protein, translated to MMKPLAFAVLCLPVSVHAASVGAEVPFTTLEAEKASTKAAVVTLQGLPGKVVTPEMEASGRGYVELKATGDAVVFPVKARANSIVIRHCIPDAPEGGGLEATLSLFINGAFSESLTLSSRHNWLYGEEGQNGQSNTPGQAPHVFWEESRHILKQQIKPGDRIELRRQEKDAAAFYRIDLIDLELAPPPLPQPANSLSVVDFGANGTDGKDDTDAIIACIREAKAQRKVVWIPAGTYHQSKRFELEGPVKVHGAGMWHTSILGTVLGEDFASNMGFRLAGDGAEVADLYLECIAQTQRGKSNGKGFTGATPVNWTVRNVWITHTQTGFWMSVASKGKVQGCRVRFTYADGINLNRGASHNLVEHCHVRGCGDDGIAILSETERKDPPAERNILRNNTVEAVWWGHNLDLAGGSKHLVENNLLADNAMMGVFTINMTSAYPNHPLSDSIVRGNTLLRGGGNYVGQRRGAAWIFAGNDTVKGVVFENNRILSPMYSGIQITGGAEQQILFRGNTIDSPGGSAVHITDQAKGTGIFEGNTISGLPEGKEAFNNTSKGYTVTNR